GACCGTGGCCTGCTCGTCCTGTACGCCAACGGCGCCCTCGTCATCGGCGGGTTCGTGACCATCTACAACTACCTCGGGTTCCGCCTCGAAGCCCCGCCCTACCTGCTGTCCCCCGCGGTCACGTCGCTCGTCTTCTTCGCCTACCTGGGCGGGACCGTGTCGTCGCGGCTCGCGGGCAGCCTCACCGTCCGGTGGGGACGTCGGCGGGTCCTGGCCGTCGCCGGGGCCACGATGAGCGCGGGGGCGCTCCTGACGCTCGCCCCCCAGGTTCCCCTGATCCTGCTGGGGCTCGTGATCCTGACCGCCTCCTTCTTCGGGGCGCACGCTGTCGCCTCGGGGTGGGTCGGGCACCGGGCGGTCGTCGGACGGTCCCAGGCGACCTCGCTGTACAACGCGTTCTACTACGCCGCGTCGAGCCTGCTGGGCTGGCTCGGCGGAGTGACGTGGGTGCACGCGGGGTGGCCGGGGGTCGCGGTCTTCGTCGCGCTCGTGACCCTCACGGCGCCGCTGCTCACGCTGGGGTCACGCTCGCTGCGCACACCCGTCAGCGGGACGACGCGACGAGCCTCCCGTCCTCGCCCTCGACCGACACCCGCCGGGGCAACGAGCTCTTAGGCGTCGTGAGACGCCCCGTCGACCCGTCGAGGCGCCACACCGCCTGAGCGCCCACGACCGAGTACTGCCGCCCGTCCGTCCCGACCCCCGACGGGTGGAGGAACACCAGGTAGCGCTCGCCCTCCTCGGGCGTCGGCGCAGCGTTGACGTAGTGGCCGGAGTCCTGGCGGAGCGCGACGAGGTCGTCCGCCACGAGCGGTCCACCGTCCGACGTGACGACCCGGACCTCGGTCACGACGAAGGGCGCGGTGCTGATGTGCTCGGTCCACGTCCGGCCAGTCGGCTCGACGACCGCGACGTCCGTGGCCTCGACCGCCAGGTCGTCGACCGAGGAGTAGTCCCGGATCAGGTCGAGCTCCTCTCCCCCGTGGGCGACGAGCGCGGCGTCGGAGGACGTCCACCACACGACCACTCCCAGCACCAGGACGGCGAGGACCCCGAGCCGGACCCACGACCCTCGGTCGACCTCGCCCAGGTTCACGGTCCTCACACGGCCGCCGGGGACGGGGCGTCGATCGCCAGCTTCACCCCGACGGCGCCCAGCAGCGTCCCGGTCGCGCGGCGCTGCCACCGCATCCACATGGGCCGCGAGCGCAGGAAGACCGCGATGCTGCCCGCCGCGAGCACGATCGCGGCGTTGACGACCACGCTGACCCCGATCTGCACACTGCCCAGCACGAACCCCTGCACCATGACGTCCCCGGCCGCCGGGTCGATGAACTGCGGGATGAGCGCGAGGTACATGATCGCGGCCTTCGGGTTGAGCAGGTTGGTCAACAGACCCATGCGAAAGAGCCTGCCGCGGGAGTCGCGCGGCAGGTCCTGCGCCTCGAACGGGCCGCGTCCGCCCGGGCGCAGCGTCCGCCACGCGAGGTACAGCAGGTAGCAGGCGCCTGCGACCTTCAGCGCGACGTACAGCCACGGCACGACCACGAACACCGCGGCGAGCCCCACGTTCGCCATCGTCATGTAGACGACGAACCCCACGGCCGTCCCCGCGAGCGAGACCATGCCCGCCTGCCGGCCCTGGCTGATGCTGCGCGAGACCAGGTAGACCATGTTGGGCCCCGGGGTCAGGACCATACCGAGGGCGACCACCGTCATGCCCAGGACCGCTGCCGTGCCGACCATGCGTCGTCTCCCTCTCGTCCCGTGCATTGTGCCCGCACCGAGGCAGGGCGACCACCCCTTTCACGATCGTGCCCGAGCGTGCGCGAGCACCGCGCCCGCTCACCGTGCACGACCACCACCCGCGAGGCAGGGTGGGACGAGGCGGTGCGATGAGTTCCGACGACGCGGCAGGTCTTGGTCCCATACCGCTGTGACGGCCGGCGCCCACGCCGCCCGCTCACCCGACCGAGAGGCACACGACCGTGACCGACATCGAGACCCGCACCCTCGAAGCCCCGGGGGCGACCATCACCTACGACGTCCGCGGGAACCTCGCCGACGCCACGCCCGAGGCCCCTGTCCTCCTGATCGCCGGCTCCCCCATGGGCGCCGACGGGTTCGTCACCCTGGCCTCGCACTTCACGGACCGGCCGGTCGTGACGTACGACCCTCGCGGGGTCTCCCGCAGCACCCGCACCGACCCGTCCGCGCCCGTCACGCCCGACCATCACGCCGACGACCTGCACCTCGTGATCGCGGCGCTGGGCGCCGGGCCGGTCGACGTCCTGGCGAGCAGCGGCGGGGCGGTCAACGCCCTCGCCCTCGTCACGAACCACCCCGAGCAGGTGCGGACCCTCGTGGCCCACGAGCCGCCGTCGGGCCCTGCGCTGCCCGACCGCGACGCCGCGCTCGCCGCCGTGCAGGCCGTGTCACGGTCCTACCAGGACAAGGGGTTCGGCGCGGGCATGGCGCACTTCATCGCCCTCACGAGCTGGGAGGGCCCGTTCCCCACCGACTTCGCGGACCAGCCCGCTCCCGACCCGGGCGCGTTCGGGTTCCCCACGGAGGACGACGGGTCGCGCGACGACGCGCTGCTGGGCCAGAACCTCATCAGCTGCACCCACTACGAGCACGACTACGACGCCCTCTCCCGTGTCTCGACGCGCGTGGTCCTGGCGGCCGGGGAGGAGTCGGGCGAGCAGATGGCGGCTCGCGCGGCCCGGGGCGTCGCGAAGAGCATCGGCACCGAGGCGGTCGCGTTCCCCAGCGGTCACGGCGGTTTCATGGGGGACGAGTACGGCATGCCGGGTGACCCCGACGGGTTCGCCGCGGCGCTGCGCAAGGTCCTGGAGGGGACGGACATCCGCTGACGGGCAGGTCGGGCGCCCCGAGCCCGGAGGCGCCCGGCCGCCCGACCGACAGGAGGGATCACATGGACCGCGACGGTGTCATGGCGTGGGTCGACGCGTACGAGACGGCCTGGCGCGCGGAGGACCCGCAGGCCGTCGCCACCCTGTTCACCGAGGACGCCACCTACGCCCGCTCGCCCTACGACGACCCCCTGCGCGGGCACGACGCGATCAAGGACTTCTGGCTCGCCGACGCCGGGGAGACCTTCACCATGGCCGCCGAGCCTGTCGCGGTCGACGGCCTCGCGGCGGTCGTCCGTGTCGAGGTCCACTACGGTGCGCCCGATCCCCAGGAGTACCGCGACCTGTGGATCCTGCGGTTCGCTGACGACGGCCGCGTCGAGGACTTCGCGGAGTGGGCGTACTGGCCCAGCAAGCCGTACACCGCGTCCTGAGGCGCCCGGCCCGCAACGCGCCGCCGCACGCGCCCCCACCCGCACCCCGCGCCCCCTCGTGCGGCGCGTGCGAGGATCGCGACCATGAGCGCCGCCACGCCGCCCCCGGCCCCGACCGGCCCGCCGGGCTCGTGGGGCATGCGTACCGACGTCCTGCGCCACGGCCACGGCCACGACTCGGACCGGGTCGGCTACATCGAGCTGTTCTTCGACCTGGTGTTCGTCTTCGCGGTGACCCAGCTCTCGCACTCGCTCATCGCGCACCCCGACGGTACGACGCTCGTCCAGACGCTCATCCTGGGGGCTGCGGTCTGGTACCTGTGGATCGACACCACGTGGGTCACGAACTGGCTCGACCCCGAACGCACCCCCGTGCGGACCCTGCTGATCGTCCTCATGCTGCTGGGCCTGCTCATGTCGAGCGCGATCCCCGAGGCGTTCGGCGGCAAGGCGCTGCTGTTCGCGGCGACGTTCGTGACGATCCAGGTGGGGCGCTCGGCGTGGACGGCGTTCGCGCTCCACCGGCACTGGCCGGAGAACGGCACGAACTTCGTGCGCATCACGGTGTGGCAGGTGTCCTCGGGCGTCCTGTGGATCGCCGGCGCCCTGGTCCCCGACTCCTCGTGGCGACTGCTCCTGTGGGTCGCGGCGGTGCTCGTCGACTACGCGGGTCCCCGCGCGCTGTTCCGGGTCCCGGTGCTGGGACCGACGGACCCCGCGACGTGGGTCGTGCGCGGCGGGCACATGGCCGAGCGCGTGGGGCTGTTCATCATCATCAGCCTGGGCGAGTCGATCATCGTCACGGGGACGGCGTTCGGGGAGCTCGAGCTGACGGGCACGGTGCTCCTCGCGTTCCTCGCCGCCTTCGCGTCGACGGTCCTCATGTGGCTGCTGTACTTCGACCGTTCGGAGCGGCGGGCGACGGCGTTCTTCGCGGGCTCGGACTCGCCCGGCATGATCGCGCAGACGGCGTACACCTACGTCCCGTACCTGCTCGTGGTCGGGATCGTGCTCACGGCGGTCGCGGACGAGATCGTGCTGCTGCACCCTCTCGGCCACGAGGACGTGGGGCACTCGGACCCGTGGACCGCCGGGCTGATCTGCGGTGCGGGCGTGGTGTACCTCGTGGGGAACACGCTGTTCCGGCGTGCGACGGGCGGGTCGTGGTCGGTGCCGCACGTCGCGGGCGTGGTCGCGCTCGGCCTGCTCTACCTGACGTTCCCGGTGCTGTCGCCGCTCGCGATCAACTGGGTCTCGAACGGCGTGCTGCTCGCGGTGATCCTGGGGGACGTCGCGCTCTCGCGGCGCGCGACCACCGAGGACGCGCCCTCCGCCTGAGGCTGCCCGACGGCGCCCTACCCCGCCTGGCTCGCCTGCGTCGGCGGCCGGGGCGTCTCGAAGAAGTGGTCCACGTCCTCGCGCGTGAGCGACGCGCCGTCGGTGCCGCCCGCGAGGCTCGCGAGGAGGCGGACCGCGAGGTCCCGGACGGGCTCGTTGGTGATCGACGAGTGGTGTCGCAGGATCTCGAAGGCCTCCTCGTCGTCGAGGCCGTAGACGACCATGAGCGCCCCCTTGGCCTGCTCGATCGTCGCCCGGCGGGCCGCGGACGCGGAGACCGCCTGCGTGGCGTGCGCCTGGGCGAAGGCCTCCTGCGAGTCCGTGAGGTCCATGAAGTAGCCCGTGACCTGCGTGACCTGACCGGTCGAGGCGTCGACGTCTCCCTGGCCCACGACCCCGAGGATCCGTGTCCGCCCGTTCGCGTCGATGATCCGGTGCATGCCGCTGAACGGTGCGCCGGTGCGCGTGACGTCGGCCAGGATCCCCGCGACGCGGGTGACGTCGTCTGGATGCTTGTGGGCGAGCATGAGCTGGGTCGTCGGGACGACCTCGTGGGGCGCGAAGCCGTGCATCTCGAACAGCTCGTCGGACCACCACCACCGGCCGGTGGGCACGTCGAGGGTGTACCGCGCGACGGGTTGCCGCCCTCCGGCCAGGAGGGCCGCCGAGGGCCCTTGGTCGTTCTCGTCCGTCGTGTCCTGTGCCATCGCGCCGACGCTCCCCAGGCCGCCCCGGGGCTGCCCTCCCCAGGTTCCGTCCTTCCGATCGTAGGCATGCCCGGTCGGAGCGCAACAGGTCGCGGCCCACCCGGTCGCGCAGGGCCGTCACCGGGTCGGACCACGGCCCGACGGCGCCGCTCACCTCGGGGGCGAGCGGCGCCGTCGGGCGGGGTCGGGGAGGGCTACCGCCCGTCGTCGCCCTCGGTGCCCGCACCGCTCGCGGCGGCGCGTGCCGTGCGCCGGCTGCGCGCCACGAGCAGACTGCCGCCCCCGACGAGCAGCAGCGCCAGCCCGACGAGGAGGGCCGCCTGCGTGCCCGTGTCGGGCAGGAAGCCGGTGCCGGTCCCGGCGCCCTGGTTCGCGCTGCTCTGGCCTCCCGTCGTGCCGCCACCGCCGGTGCCACCGGTACCACCCGTGCCGCCGGTCGGTCCGTCACCGTCGCCCGCTCCGGGGCCCGTGACCTCGGCGAAGTTCACCAGGTACACCTCGGACGAGTCGGTGCCGCCGTACGGGTCGGCGGTCACGACGTACCAGCCGTGCTCGCCCGCGCCGGGGCGCTGCCACGTCGCGGACAGCTCGGTGCCGCTCTCGACGTCGTCGAACTCGGCGATGGACCGCGTCATGAGGACCTCGGCCGTGAAGGCGTCCGACGTGAGGGTCTTGGTCCGCGGCTCGATGCCGAGCGCCGCGTACGGGATCACGAAGTCCTGGTGCTCGGGAGCGAGCGACGGGTCGTCGGACCCGTACCGGTCGAGGTACGGCGAGTACGTCCGGGCGTGGACCGTGCGCCCCTGGTTGTCGAACTGGAGCAGCCGCAGGAACGACTGCCCGCCCTCGGGGAGCCCCTGGTAGTCGAAGAGGATCTGGTGGACCGAGCGGTCGGTCACGCCGTCGCCGTCGTCGTCGAACGCGTCGACCCGCGTGAACGCGTCGTGGTAGTGGCCCGAGAAGACCATCTTGACGTTCGGGTTGGTCGCCACGACCTCGTCGTAGATGCGCTGCGGTACGGGGCCCAGGCCACCGGTCGTGAGCATGTACTCGTGCAGGTTGATGATCGCCTCGCGCTCGGGGTACCGCGCGAGGACCTCGTTCATCCACGCGATCTCGTCGTCGCCCGGCCCCCAGCCCATGTAGAGCATGAGGAAGTCGATGCCGCCCGCGGTGATCAGGTCGTAGTGCCCGCGGTTGTCCTGGTACGAGCCGCCGTACCAGGGGTTGGCCGCGTAGCGGGCCTCGCCGAAGAGCTGCGAGTACGGCCCGTAGTCGATCTCCTTGTGGCCCACGTCGTGGTTGCCCGCGAGCACGCCGTAGGGCAGGCCGGCGTCGTCGAGCATCGAGTAGGCCGCGTCCGCGTTGGCCCACTGGTGGGGCTGGGTGTGGTTGTCCACGATGTCGCCCGTGTGGAACACGTACTGGAGGTTGGTCGCCTCGCGCTGGTCCAGGAAGTAGTCGTGGATGTCGAGCTGACGGTCGTAGTAGGAGTCGTTGTAGTACTGGGTGTCGGACTCCCAGCCGAGCGTGAAGTCGTACGACGAGCGCGGCGTGTCCTCGGGGTGGTTCGGGGTCACGGGCGTCTCACGCGTCGAGAGGTCCTCGCCCGCGAAGCCCTCGGAGTGCTGCACGAGCACCGTGAGGACGCCGTCGCGCGCGTGGTCCTTCGCGGGCACGGTCGCGGCGAGGGTGAACGTCTCGGGCTCGGTCGCCCCGGCCGCGGTGACGTGCCGGTCGACCTCGTCCCAGTCGCCCGTCGCGGTGTCGAGCACGTACAGGAGCACCTTGGCGTCGGCGTTGGCCGACCCGTCCCACGTGAGGCGGGTCGCGTAGTCCTCGCCCGCGTCCTCGGGGATCGTGACCTGGTAGGTCCGGTAGGGGAACTGGGAGTCGGAGGCCGTGGTCGCGCCGTCCGCTCGTGCCGGGTCGCCGGCGCGCGCGCCCGGGCCGGGCTGGGCGAGCGCCGTGTCGGCGGCGACGCGCGTCGTGCCCGACGTCGTCACGACCGCCGCGTCCTCGTCGTCGAGCCGGTAGCCCTCACGGAACGAGACGTCGAGACGGTCGCCGCTCGGGTCGGTGACCTTGGCGCGCAGCTCGACCTCGTCGCCCTCGACCGTCGCGCCGCCCGCGGGCGAGACGGCCTCGGAGCCGGGGTTCTCGACCGGGGTCGTGAAGGTCACGGTCCGCTCGCTCCGGTTCCCGACGACGTCGCGCGCCGTCAGCGCGAAGGTGTGCTCGCCGTCGGGCAGGACGAGCGAGGACGTCGCGTACGGGAGCGAGACCGCCTTCCCGTCGAGCGTCGCGGTGAGCGACGCGAGCCCCGAGCCCGCGTCGGTCGCGGACGCGTCGAGCGTGAACTCGCCGCGGTAGTCCGTGCCGTCCACGGCGTCGGTCGTGATGACAGGGCTCGTGTTGTCGACGACCACGGTGGC
This region of Oerskovia jenensis genomic DNA includes:
- a CDS encoding low temperature requirement protein A, with the translated sequence MSAATPPPAPTGPPGSWGMRTDVLRHGHGHDSDRVGYIELFFDLVFVFAVTQLSHSLIAHPDGTTLVQTLILGAAVWYLWIDTTWVTNWLDPERTPVRTLLIVLMLLGLLMSSAIPEAFGGKALLFAATFVTIQVGRSAWTAFALHRHWPENGTNFVRITVWQVSSGVLWIAGALVPDSSWRLLLWVAAVLVDYAGPRALFRVPVLGPTDPATWVVRGGHMAERVGLFIIISLGESIIVTGTAFGELELTGTVLLAFLAAFASTVLMWLLYFDRSERRATAFFAGSDSPGMIAQTAYTYVPYLLVVGIVLTAVADEIVLLHPLGHEDVGHSDPWTAGLICGAGVVYLVGNTLFRRATGGSWSVPHVAGVVALGLLYLTFPVLSPLAINWVSNGVLLAVILGDVALSRRATTEDAPSA
- a CDS encoding alpha/beta fold hydrolase, which translates into the protein MTDIETRTLEAPGATITYDVRGNLADATPEAPVLLIAGSPMGADGFVTLASHFTDRPVVTYDPRGVSRSTRTDPSAPVTPDHHADDLHLVIAALGAGPVDVLASSGGAVNALALVTNHPEQVRTLVAHEPPSGPALPDRDAALAAVQAVSRSYQDKGFGAGMAHFIALTSWEGPFPTDFADQPAPDPGAFGFPTEDDGSRDDALLGQNLISCTHYEHDYDALSRVSTRVVLAAGEESGEQMAARAARGVAKSIGTEAVAFPSGHGGFMGDEYGMPGDPDGFAAALRKVLEGTDIR
- a CDS encoding LysE family translocator, coding for MVGTAAVLGMTVVALGMVLTPGPNMVYLVSRSISQGRQAGMVSLAGTAVGFVVYMTMANVGLAAVFVVVPWLYVALKVAGACYLLYLAWRTLRPGGRGPFEAQDLPRDSRGRLFRMGLLTNLLNPKAAIMYLALIPQFIDPAAGDVMVQGFVLGSVQIGVSVVVNAAIVLAAGSIAVFLRSRPMWMRWQRRATGTLLGAVGVKLAIDAPSPAAV
- a CDS encoding PAS and ANTAR domain-containing protein, translated to MAQDTTDENDQGPSAALLAGGRQPVARYTLDVPTGRWWWSDELFEMHGFAPHEVVPTTQLMLAHKHPDDVTRVAGILADVTRTGAPFSGMHRIIDANGRTRILGVVGQGDVDASTGQVTQVTGYFMDLTDSQEAFAQAHATQAVSASAARRATIEQAKGALMVVYGLDDEEAFEILRHHSSITNEPVRDLAVRLLASLAGGTDGASLTREDVDHFFETPRPPTQASQAG
- a CDS encoding YybH family protein — encoded protein: MDRDGVMAWVDAYETAWRAEDPQAVATLFTEDATYARSPYDDPLRGHDAIKDFWLADAGETFTMAAEPVAVDGLAAVVRVEVHYGAPDPQEYRDLWILRFADDGRVEDFAEWAYWPSKPYTAS